From a single Streptomyces sp. NBC_01264 genomic region:
- a CDS encoding alpha-ketoglutarate-dependent dioxygenase AlkB, giving the protein MHALQGSLFDQGDEIRLGPLAGARRTDLGAGAWVDHLPGWLAGADALFERLAADVPWHAERRQMYEREVAVPRLLAHYGEADPLPHPALTEARAVLSRHYAPELGEPFTTAGLCLYRDGRDSVAWHGDRTGRSATEDTMVAILSVGDPRDLALRPRDGGPTLLRLPLGHGDLVVMGGSCQRTMEHAVPKTARPVGPRISVQFRPRGVG; this is encoded by the coding sequence ATGCACGCACTCCAGGGCTCGCTCTTCGACCAGGGCGACGAGATCCGGCTCGGCCCGCTCGCGGGCGCCCGGCGGACCGACCTGGGCGCCGGGGCCTGGGTCGACCACCTGCCGGGCTGGCTGGCGGGCGCCGACGCGCTGTTCGAACGGCTCGCGGCGGACGTCCCGTGGCATGCCGAACGCAGGCAGATGTACGAGCGCGAGGTGGCGGTCCCGCGGCTGCTGGCCCACTACGGCGAGGCCGACCCGCTGCCGCATCCCGCCCTCACCGAGGCCCGGGCCGTGCTGAGCCGTCACTACGCCCCCGAGCTGGGCGAGCCCTTCACCACGGCGGGCCTGTGCCTCTACCGCGACGGCCGCGACAGCGTCGCCTGGCACGGCGACCGCACGGGCCGCTCCGCCACCGAGGACACGATGGTCGCCATCCTCTCGGTGGGCGACCCCCGCGACCTGGCCCTGCGTCCCCGCGACGGCGGCCCCACCCTGCTCCGTCTGCCCCTGGGCCACGGCGACCTGGTGGTGATGGGCGGCTCCTGCCAGCGCACGATGGAGCACGCCGTCCCGAAAACGGCCCGCCCCGTCGGTCCCCGCATCAGCGTCCAGTTCCGCCCGCGCGGGGTCGGCTGA